A DNA window from Bombus vancouverensis nearcticus chromosome 6, iyBomVanc1_principal, whole genome shotgun sequence contains the following coding sequences:
- the LOC143302831 gene encoding uncharacterized protein LOC143302831 isoform X2 codes for MLHHLPRSFPQHHLILRYALDTYYGCLQSSYICGHKGFRHLCCSTNSAMLPYWLLYMVFRKPRSITSFARKPSRMMITCSQGVRYLYYSTDSTTTYTTALRCPLKSLYSLLISVMR; via the exons atgctgcatcacttacctagatcattcccacaacatcacctgattcttcgatatgccttggatacttactatggttgtcttcaatcgtcttatatctgtggccataaag gtttccgccatctgtgttgttcgacgaacagtgccatgcttccata ctggctgttgtacatggtgtttcgcaaaccgagatccataacctcttttgcacgtaaaccttctcgtatgatgattacttgttcacaag gtgttcgatatctgtattattcgacggacagcactacaacatacactaccgcactacgttgcccactgaaatcactttattcattgcttatttcggttatgcgctag
- the LOC143302830 gene encoding uncharacterized protein LOC143302830 encodes MAAASLSFQCLLGKHAQLRCSPITRTSSFELFCASVIDVRTMFAESFPSEVPFQTSLPKRKRDSEEPMGDSGGPIKRMRPCNKPRVSEWLEELFNIGAEAVSKLGFDDLVTFDENFFDAETVVLEREPPLVEIVDTDRCVKVRFANEIPEEVLEAHLPHHASGRKGISPVVRYWCMREFSELYPRAPCFDFDLV; translated from the exons atggctgcagcatcattatcatttcaatgtttactgggtaaacacgcgcagctccgctgctctcccataacaaggacctcctccttcgagttgttttgc gcttcggtgatcgacgttcgaacaatgtttgcggagtcgtttccatcagaggttcctttccagacttccctg cccaagcgaaagagggattccgaagaacccatgggcgactcgggaggaccaatcaaacgcatgcggccctgtaataaaccacgagtatcagagtggttggaggaactattcaacattggtgccgaggccgtgtcgaaattgggctttgacgatttggttactttcgacgagaatttcttcgatgcagagaccgtcgtattggagagggaaccccctctggttgaaatcgttgataccgatcgttgcgtgaaagttcgttttgcgaatgaaattcccgaagaggttttggaggcacatcttcctcaccatgcttctgggagaaagggaatttcccctgttgtgcgctattggtgtatgcgtgagttcagcgaactttatcccagagctccttgcttcgattttgatttagtgtag